A stretch of Exiguobacterium sp. BMC-KP DNA encodes these proteins:
- a CDS encoding single-stranded DNA-binding protein, with protein MINRVVLVGRLVRDPEMRYTQSGIAVTRFTLACDRPFTGQDGKKETDFIDCTVWRKQAENVAQYLKKGSLAGVEGRLQISSYEDKDGQRRYRAEVVADNVRFLESKKDGASAPQTTPPKQEAPAGFGADPFSNNGRNDVPFDLSESELPF; from the coding sequence ATGATTAACCGAGTTGTATTAGTAGGCAGATTAGTACGTGATCCTGAAATGCGTTATACACAATCAGGAATCGCCGTCACACGCTTCACCCTCGCTTGCGACCGTCCCTTCACAGGGCAGGACGGCAAGAAAGAGACAGACTTCATCGATTGCACGGTATGGCGCAAACAAGCTGAGAACGTCGCCCAGTACTTGAAGAAAGGTTCCCTCGCTGGCGTCGAGGGTCGCTTACAAATCAGCAGCTACGAGGACAAGGACGGGCAACGTCGATATCGCGCAGAGGTCGTCGCAGACAATGTCCGGTTCCTCGAATCGAAGAAGGACGGCGCATCAGCACCGCAGACGACTCCACCGAAGCAGGAAGCACCAGCAGGATTCGGCGCTGATCCATTCAGCAATAACGGTCGCAACGATGTACCGTTCGACTTGTCGGAATCGGAGCTTCCATTTTGA
- a CDS encoding conserved phage C-terminal domain-containing protein, translated as MPDDWVFYETELQKHFTNGRDSIRKTMRELQTFGYLVKRQSKKSDGTFATVEMWLYETPQPTVDWKSVDGKPADGESADGKSDTTNNDCTNNDSTNNDEPNKTIVEQDSTLAHDIIYYLNMKASKKYKATSKTARRHINARIKDGFTLDDFKKVIDNKIRDWTHDPKMSKFIRPETLFGTKFESYLNETHVVRTSATPDHSQYDPSFGKELPF; from the coding sequence ATGCCCGACGATTGGGTCTTCTACGAAACAGAACTACAGAAACACTTCACGAACGGTCGCGACTCGATCCGCAAGACGATGCGAGAACTTCAGACCTTCGGCTACCTCGTCAAACGACAATCAAAGAAGTCGGATGGGACCTTCGCGACAGTGGAGATGTGGCTATATGAAACGCCACAACCCACCGTTGACTGGAAATCCGTCGACGGAAAACCCGCGGACGGAGAATCCGCGGACGGTAAATCCGACACTACTAATAATGATTGTACTAATAATGATTCCACTAATAATGATGAACCTAATAAAACCATTGTCGAGCAAGACTCGACGTTGGCTCATGACATTATCTATTACCTCAACATGAAGGCGAGTAAGAAATACAAAGCCACCTCCAAGACCGCTCGTCGCCACATCAACGCACGCATCAAAGACGGCTTCACCCTAGACGACTTCAAGAAGGTCATCGACAACAAGATCCGCGACTGGACGCACGATCCGAAGATGAGCAAGTTCATTCGACCGGAGACCTTGTTCGGGACGAAGTTCGAAAGCTACCTGAACGAGACGCACGTCGTCCGCACCTCAGCGACACCAGACCACAGTCAGTACGATCCATCATTCGGGAAAGAACTTCCCTTCTAG
- a CDS encoding MmcB family DNA repair protein: MAKTEETVRLETDIYTATKKLGIYCCYEVTIGIGGNERVDYMTLDSKGIFRCYEIKVSVSDFRSKAKNSFCGHYNYYVMTDELYQKVKDEIPKHVGVYIGTQSKKRAIRQIPLVSEDVLMMSLLRSLSREADKLYKSGRSSYVDTMNATVRRLQRDLEHSRGLFRDLQRDVITKYGRNWHKEEVL, encoded by the coding sequence TTGGCTAAGACAGAAGAGACGGTACGGCTTGAAACAGACATCTACACGGCTACAAAGAAGCTGGGGATTTATTGTTGCTACGAAGTCACGATCGGTATCGGCGGAAATGAGCGAGTAGATTATATGACGCTCGATTCAAAAGGAATCTTCCGATGCTACGAGATTAAAGTTTCTGTATCTGATTTCCGGAGTAAAGCCAAAAATAGTTTTTGTGGGCACTACAACTACTATGTAATGACGGATGAACTGTATCAAAAAGTAAAAGATGAAATCCCGAAGCATGTCGGCGTATATATCGGAACACAAAGTAAAAAGCGCGCGATTCGCCAGATACCGCTAGTGAGTGAGGATGTCCTAATGATGTCACTTTTAAGATCACTTTCTAGAGAAGCAGACAAACTGTACAAATCTGGTCGATCCAGCTACGTCGACACAATGAATGCTACCGTGCGAAGACTTCAACGCGATCTTGAACACAGCAGAGGATTATTTCGAGACTTACAACGTGACGTCATCACAAAATACGGACGCAACTGGCATAAGGAGGAAGTTCTATGA
- a CDS encoding ATP-binding protein produces the protein MQSITRLTQADLTQEIVARRTCQGCGQEIEVVRQQYAFGPKVGEYFEAVKGCKCEDLAIARQAIENERQIIRRKLEDTFSSGSTINEKLMHASFAQYAPTSPELAEAKRKFEHFTQTLKGTLLVSGSYGTGKSHLSMAAVNAVKEQGESAVFISLPRLLTKIKGTFGNEGSQDDIITSLADVTLLVLDDIGAEQIKYTDSSKTTIDTDTFSNDVLFQVLDARLGKATIYTTNLKGTDLRARIGQRNFSRILDDAEVVKMYGDDYRLAKLNF, from the coding sequence ATGCAATCCATCACACGACTGACCCAAGCCGACCTCACGCAAGAGATTGTCGCCCGCCGTACCTGTCAAGGATGCGGGCAGGAGATCGAGGTCGTCCGCCAGCAATACGCGTTCGGTCCGAAGGTTGGGGAATACTTCGAAGCCGTCAAAGGCTGCAAGTGCGAAGACCTCGCCATCGCAAGACAAGCAATCGAGAACGAACGGCAGATAATCCGGCGCAAGCTCGAAGACACGTTTTCTTCTGGCTCGACGATCAACGAGAAACTGATGCATGCGTCGTTTGCACAATACGCACCGACGTCACCCGAGCTCGCAGAAGCGAAGCGGAAGTTCGAACACTTCACGCAGACGCTCAAAGGCACGCTCCTCGTCTCTGGAAGCTACGGGACGGGAAAGAGTCACCTGAGTATGGCGGCGGTCAATGCGGTCAAGGAGCAGGGCGAGAGCGCGGTCTTCATCTCGCTTCCCCGTCTCCTGACGAAGATCAAGGGCACGTTCGGCAACGAAGGGTCACAGGACGACATCATCACGAGCTTAGCGGACGTCACGCTCCTGGTCTTAGACGACATCGGGGCGGAGCAAATCAAGTACACGGACAGCAGCAAGACGACGATCGACACGGACACGTTCAGCAACGACGTCCTGTTCCAGGTACTCGACGCTCGGCTCGGCAAGGCGACGATCTACACGACGAACCTGAAAGGTACAGACTTACGGGCACGGATCGGGCAACGGAACTTCTCCCGCATCCTCGACGACGCTGAAGTCGTGAAGATGTACGGGGACGATTACCGACTGGCAAAACTGAATTTTTAA